ATTAACAGCTCGACCGGTCCAGAATGCTCCAGTATTGCACCAGATCATACAAAACACGtacccttttctttattttgagaGAATGTGCACGACTGGACTGTTCATTTCTACTGCACTTTCAGATAATCTATTCTTGTGAATCTCTACATAATTCTTGTGGATCTGAATTGATCCGATGAGAATTGGAGTAAAAGCTACATTTAAGCCTATTGGATTCTAtcaataagcaaaaataaaatggttaGTAAAGCATAGTGACTGCATTTTGTCTACATCATGCGAGAAGAATCGACACTGTCATGAGAGGGAAGTATAAGAACCGCCTATCAATGAATTCATCACCTACTACGCGTCATCATACTGCTTCCCCTGCTCGCTGCAATACTCGTCGAAGTTCATCGGCCACCCCTTGCAGGACTACCGGTTTCCATAGCACACCATTCATTCCCATCTGTAGGCATCTTTCCCAAACATGTTCCTCAGCACTTGCCGTCAGTGCGATGATTAATGGCCAGTGACGGCTGCGATACTTCCTTATTCTCATTGCAACCTCGAAGCCGTCCATATCGGGCATATGAAGATCCAGAAAAACCACTCTGAGAGAATTATCTGTATGGCTCAGGGCAGTAAGGCATTCTAGACCCGTCGAAACTGAAGTCACCTGACAACCAAGCTTTTCAAGAAGCTTTTTGGTCACAGTCCTGTTGACAACATCATCATCTGCAAGTAGAACCCGGAGGCCTCTAAATAGAGAGTCCAAGTTTTGTTGCTCCATGTGATTTCCAGAAGGCAACATGGCTCTTCCCCGAGAATCTTGCTTTAGGAACCTGAGAACGAGTGTCATCCTCTGAGTAAGACCTCGAGAATTTGAAGCAATCCAGATATTTCCTTGCATCATCTGCACATGGTTTTCACAGATCTATAAGTTGTAAAGAGACACTTCAAATGGCTGCACAGACAAGGTCCTACCCCAAAATTTTGCTACAGAATCATCAGTTTCAAAGTACAGAAGTGCAAAGATAAGATCAAATGAGTTGTTAATAAGTATCTCAAATAAAACCCCAAGtcaaatttcctcattttcgaCAGAGTCCAACCAAACAAGTTTAACAGCATGGGCAGATTCCTGAGTTAACTGCTCATTAGAAGTCTATCAAGTCTTTGAAGTTTACGGTATGTATGATGAATTATCGAGTGAAACCAAATTAACAACATACTTCACAATGATTACTCAATTTGATGATAGCATTACCTATTGCAACCAAGTTAATGACAGAGTATAGAAACATATAAATCAACCCATCGTCCAATCTGACAACAGGACAGACATTTTGATTAGCAGACTTCTGATCATTTCTTGTACTATCTGGTAATGACAAGCCTACTGTTAAGAAGGAAATATGATAAGCACTACAGTCACCCTATAGTACAGCAGCCATGAGATATCGTGCGCCCTCTTccaaattcctaaattttttgtgtatCCATGAAGCCCCAACCAAGTGGGTTCACTTCGCAATGACAAACCACATGGAAATAGCAAAGATAATGCAGCGAAAAATTGCATCCAAACCTAATGTGATGAGGAAACTCATGGTTGTTCAGtgaaaaatgataaatacaAGGGAGCACAAGCACCAACCTGGACAAGCTTTTTGCAGACATTGAAGCTCAGGGTATCTTTATTGTTGTTGCTACTGCCACGACTCCAACCAGCTGAGTGCATTACAGGAATTAAGCCACCAGAAGGAGCACTTCCACTTGcaatctcaatttcaaattttacagTTACAAACTCATTAGCCGGGCTTATCGCTTGAGGACCCCAAGTCTTATCATGCTTCACCTCAGTATCGCTCTCACAAGAGACCCGAAAAGTGACATTACCCCCTCCATCATAGATATCCAAAAGATAACCAAACATATGCAGTATCACTTGAAAAGTCCTCCTTTCGTCGCCCATAACCTGATCGGGGGGAGAACTTTTAACACTGATCTCAAAACCACAGCCCCTATAAACACAGAGGCATTTGGCAAGGTAAGAGGCTTCCTTGATCATAGCATGTAAATGAAAACGTCTCATCTCAAAAGGGAACTTCCCATCATCTTTAGCAGACATTTCCATCACGTCATTAATTAAAGTAGAGAGGACATTACTGGTCGTCGCCATTGCGTCAACAGTGAGTTTTTGTTCAGGGTTCACAGTTTCTTCTCGAAGAATCGACAGTAGGCCCACAATTGAGTGCATTGGCCTCCTCATCCCATGACTCATCACTTTTTGAAAAGAATGTCTCGCCTGACTAGCCATCATAGCTTTTCTCCTAGCTTGTTGCAAAGCGCGGTTTTGTTCTGCCAGTTTCTCTCTCATAAGCTGAGATTCTTCAAGAACTGCGGCATGAGAAAGGGCCACGGCCACCTGATCGGCAACTACTTCCACAATCTCCAGTTCCTGGTAGCTCCAATCTCTAGGATTTGCTTGTGGAAGAACCAAAACTAGTATTGCATAATGTGTATCAATCGACTGTGGTGTTCCACCTTTAAAGTTTGATGCCTGAAGCATCGGCATCCGGATTGCAGCCACAGCACCTAGCTCATCGAGCCCACCACTACTCACAACTGCCAGGGCTGAATCTGGCCTCAAAATTTTCACACCCTTGCTCTCTTTTATCTCTATCACGTCAGGATCACTGATAGTGATGGAGCGACCGTAACTCTTTCTTGAACTTCCCTTCAACTCATGGGTCATAATCATTTCTGTCCGATCATTATTTGGCATCAAAACTGCACAATTGTGCAAATCCAAAGTTTTAGAGAGCTCAACCAGAGTCGTGTACAATATCGTATGCTTATCCAGTGACTTCCTAATTTCCCGTGTCAGCATACGGACATGCCAGCTAGCCTCCTTCTGTCTCTTCATCATCTCAACCTCTTGGTCTAATTCCAATACGTTCCGTCTCAAGAAAGTTTCTCTCACCTTTACTTTGAGCAGCAGAGGTATCAAAGTCAAAAGGGCTATTGCAGTTAAACATGAGACCAGTGCGGTGAAAAACTTTGCAACTGTGAGGGACAGCATCAATTGGAATGAGTGAGGGCCATAGTAAGTCCAACCATTGAGCAAATGTGTCAAACCACAGAGGACAATAAACGCTATGAACAGAGCGAGCACCCATTTGAATGGCACATTCGACAAGCTAACAAAATATAGGAGTTCGAGTGGTATCGAAAAGTATGCCACGGCAATCAAGAAATCACTCACTCTCTGGCACTCCAAGATTCTCTCGACGGTCCAAAAGCCCTCGTCATCGCAGCAGCTATATCCATTGTCATCGGCATAAGCACGGACGGTAAGGGAAGACAGGAATAAGCCAAGAGCAACTGCTCTTAACATTGCCCCCGGAGTGAGTGCCTAAACACAATTCATCGCCCCCCAATGTTCACCTTGGAAACCAGAGGCAATCTCCAATCCGAGGTAATCGAAAAGATACCAATCTCATAGCAAGAGAAGACCAATCTGCCGAATCCCAAGACGTGTCAATCTGCGATACGAAGCAGGAGGACTAGCCCTTCATGCTTGAGATCTAGCAAGAACTGCAAACCAGAGCAGCCACAGTCCCCAGCCTCTCAAACCATATATCAcctcatttctctttcctcctcccgCTCACCAGTTCTACAAaacacccaaaagaaaagatcaaaagagaagaaagacaaGGCAAGAGAGAATCCCCAACAATGCTCAACCCCACAAGACAACCAACTAATCTGAAGCGAACTGCCTCCAATCGACAGAGCACAGACACCAGAATCAAAGCTGCACACGAAAAGGGCAGCTGCGAAAAACTAAAAAGgcactctcttttcttttcttttttttcaaaccaTCAACAGTGAATCGAGAAGTAGGACGAAATGGGTACCTAAAAAGAGAACAACCGGAGATCAAAGTCGGCCTCTTTCTTGATCGCTACCCCCCGctgaaaaaatatcaagaaccACCAAGAAAAAGTTACCCCAAAATCCCTCCCAATCACCGAAAAGCGAAATCTCTTTCCCTCCCCCGCAGCAAAAGGAGGTGAAAAAACGCTGGAATCCCAGAAGTGGAAAGGAGGAAATAGACCCggcgggggggggggggaaaagaaaaccgggttttcctgaaaaagaaacagtcaaaaaaaaaaaaaaaaaaaaaaaaaaacaccacgGCCGAAACTCCCTTCCTTTCACTTATTTCTTGTCTGCAGAAAAACAAGAAGACCAAGCGGTCGCGCCGGCCCAACAGCCGCAGAAGACCGAAGAAGGGTCAGACAGGAATCCAACACTACAAGCTTCGAACTCAAGTAATTCAGACAACAACAAAagtagaagatgaagaagaagaagaagaagaagagccaagaaagagagagagaaggaggagagagaaagaggtggGGGGTGTGGGGTTTAAGGGAGGGGGTGGGACCCACCAAATATTACGTGAAGAGAACCTGGACGCCCTTTTTCCTCTCCCCCTTGCTAGCCTCGTCAGCCTTGGAGGACCCTAAAAAAGCATCTcccatttctttctctttattttattattatcttttgttctcggaaaaaaaaaaaaatccgtaaAACCGGCGATTTTCTCgtcttaattaattttcattgggCCCAAATCGCCACTTTTCTCTGTTATTAATTAACGCCGGTCAGGACTTCAATGTCAAGTTATCTTCTTTCCTTCCCTGTCTTTTTCCCAAAACAATTTTCGTTTTGTCTAGTTGTCTTTTCCGTTGACACCGCCCTAGGTCGTTTTTCTTAAATGTCTTTTCGCATAATTTATGCCCGAACCCAAAAAATTTGAGCTTTTCGAGAATACCGTTGAAATACTCGAAACGGGTATTCTACGCTTATTTTAAGATTGATTTTCGTTTCGCAAGAGGATCTCGGACCGTCATCTCCAATGCCGAGCGTGCTCCTCATTGACGTGGTATTGAATATTCGGTCGAAATGCATACAGGTCCCCTTTACACGATAATCGACCGTGAGatgaattttaatatggaaCGTGCGGTGGAACTCGTGTGTTCTAATTGGATATCGGGCATCATGCTGATGGAGGATTGATTTTCGATGCTAATTGGATTGTTTCTTTATGAGAAGAAGTATAGTTTTTGGTGAATaagtttgagaattttaatGACACTAACCTCACAAAATAATAAAGTATGAGTTCGAGAATTTTAATGACACTAACCTTacgaaataataaagaaatgttaatgaCTTTTGATGCGCTTATCAATTCTATGAAAAGCGCAATGACGTATATATTTTGATTGGATATCAGACAAAATGCTGACGGATAAGAGATTTTTGATATCGATTAAACTTTTTTGTGAAAGGAAGTGTGATTTTGACTTAATATGTTATGTAGTAtgagttcgggatttttttaataataataacctTACGAAATCATAAAGAAATGCTGACGACTTTCAATGCACCTATCAATCTCGTAATATAAAGAATCAATATTTTGAAATCTGAATATTTATATGTTTAGCAAGCACACCGGATGTACTTGCTAACAAGATCACTAAGAATTctagcaacaacaaaaaaaagatcactaaggaggtcagtttttttttttttttttttttttgtcgaataaGTCACTTAAAACGTTGAAGGCTTGAATATATATCGATCgagtttaacaaaaaaatatccgattttcaaaataatatattatgatAATTGGATAATTCTTTGTTTGATcagctagttttttttttttttgggtcggtatTTGATCGGCTAGTTTATTTGTAATGAAAGTGCATTTACCTTTTCAAATGCTACCAATTTAGGACAAATAACTATCAGACAAAATCCACGTGACACACGTGTCGCCCCCACCCGTTGAAAAGGCCAACCCATAACTGGAATCATTAAATCCGCACAGCCTTTGATATATTCGTGGAGCCATAATTACATATTAATGACCTAGAACAactcataaattgatttgaaaaaaatatattttctcaatagaAATTGCTCCAAATAATTTACTCATGAATGATGTTTCCACcctcaataacaatttatattttaatattttcattccttcatttttataaaaaatatttttaaatcatttatttgtcTTGATAGCAAtgttcgtgttttttttttacatataaaaAGGCCCATTTTGATCGacagatgaagaaaataaaaaaaaaaaatacacatggatatttaaaaaaatgttaggaATACATCAAAGTCTACGTATCGGGgagtgagcaaaaaaaaaaaaaaatgggagggACGTCGCGGCTGGGGGTACCTTTCGAATTGGCAGTATATGGAAAGGGATATTTTGCAAGAAAAGCAAAGCCAAAGCGTGGAATCGAAAGTGCTGATGGCGACCCCCCCCGTCGCAATCGCGATCGCAATCTCGCCGTGTTGGCGAGGCAGCATTTGCCAGAGGACGTCAACCCCaccccataaaaaaaaaaaaaaaaaatcaagtcgTATCGTATCGTATGGTCCCTCGAAATACGCTCGATCAATTTTCGTTATGTTTTCCTCTAGTCTATtcggaaaaaaaggaaagtcctCTCTCGAAGGTGCGGTTCGCTTTGTGGGACCCACATGCTCTAATTTTAGACGGAACCAATGAAAACCATTCACGCAACCTCTCGTGGAAATAATGAGTATATATGTGTATGAAAAatctctatctatctatctatcttgtcatgaataatttattaaatagagaaatagacAGAGCCAATGAAAATGGTTCATATAACCCCTCGTGGAAATCATGAGTATATATGTGTAAGATGGATCTCTATCTGTCTTGTCATGAACAATTTATTAAATAGAGAAATGATTTGATAACGATCTTTTATAAACTATTAGAATAACAACATGTTTTGGATTATAgaagaatcaaataaaaataattataaattattgcatagcctaattttttaagaatttgtgactcataacaaattattatttatgttgGCAAAAcccatatatatttaaaaaggaaaagggaaagtgTTTCATGGGCATGGTAAGAAATTCTGATATTTACTGTTTGATTGTGGTATTTGTATGGATTTCTACAGGCGCATATTTCTTGGTTTTTGGCATGGTTTTGCACAGTGTgcaaactagagagagagagagagagagagagagagagagagagacttatcTCCTTTATTGATTCATGCAGAGATTCATGttaatcatcaataaattatAGAGAGAGCTTATTTGCAGAATTCAGAGAGTCACATTAAGCAATTGATTCACCTCAACTAACAAAACTTCCATGCCTTGGAGTGACAATGTCCTAAATCGTATCATATCATCTGGTCTCCCaaattataaatgataaatttattttgtcatcctCGATTTACTCGGACAAGAAAAGTCCCTCTCGAAGGTGTGATCCGTGGGATCCACATGCTCTAATTCTAGATTAAACCgacaaaaattattcatataatCCTTCATGGAAAAAACAAACATATGTGTTTGTACCATTTTAATAGAGAAATCTCTATCTGCCTTGTCATGagcaatttattaaatatatacttggaaaggaaaagggaatGCATGGATTTTTACAGGCATATTTTGCCAGCTGATCTTCCCTGCTCATCTTGGTTTTTGGCATGGTTTTGCTCATTGTGCAAActaaaaaggaaggagagagagagagagattttatctcctttattttgattaatgcGGAGTCTCATGttaatcatcaataaattatAGAGAGAGGTTATTTACAGAATTGAGAGTCACATTAAGCAATTGATTCACCTCAACTAGCAAAACTCCCATGCCCTGGAGTGACAATAGCAGAAGGCAAGATTATCCTGTAATTCCACACCCCAGTTCGGCTGCGTACCCCGCGAGGGGAATTCTTCGGAATACACCTAATCCACGGCCTTACAGAAGCAGAACTGTGCTCAAGAAAGATTGCATCCCGACTCAAGTCGACAGAGGGTATCCGGTCTGTTCATCGATCAGTCAGAACGTGGTAACAAGAAGCTGAAGCCTGAGTTCTCGTGGATTAGCGGCGGAGGCT
This region of Eucalyptus grandis isolate ANBG69807.140 chromosome 8, ASM1654582v1, whole genome shotgun sequence genomic DNA includes:
- the LOC104415384 gene encoding protein EIN4 → MLRAVALGLFLSSLTVRAYADDNGYSCCDDEGFWTVERILECQRVSDFLIAVAYFSIPLELLYFVSLSNVPFKWVLALFIAFIVLCGLTHLLNGWTYYGPHSFQLMLSLTVAKFFTALVSCLTAIALLTLIPLLLKVKVRETFLRRNVLELDQEVEMMKRQKEASWHVRMLTREIRKSLDKHTILYTTLVELSKTLDLHNCAVLMPNNDRTEMIMTHELKGSSRKSYGRSITISDPDVIEIKESKGVKILRPDSALAVVSSGGLDELGAVAAIRMPMLQASNFKGGTPQSIDTHYAILVLVLPQANPRDWSYQELEIVEVVADQVAVALSHAAVLEESQLMREKLAEQNRALQQARRKAMMASQARHSFQKVMSHGMRRPMHSIVGLLSILREETVNPEQKLTVDAMATTSNVLSTLINDVMEMSAKDDGKFPFEMRRFHLHAMIKEASYLAKCLCVYRGCGFEISVKSSPPDQVMGDERRTFQVILHMFGYLLDIYDGGGNVTFRVSCESDTEVKHDKTWGPQAISPANEFVTVKFEIEIASGSAPSGGLIPVMHSAGWSRGSSNNNKDTLSFNVCKKLVQMMQGNIWIASNSRGLTQRMTLVLRFLKQDSRGRAMLPSGNHMEQQNLDSLFRGLRVLLADDDVVNRTVTKKLLEKLGCQVTSVSTGLECLTALSHTDNSLRVVFLDLHMPDMDGFEVAMRIRKYRSRHWPLIIALTASAEEHVWERCLQMGMNGVLWKPVVLQGVADELRRVLQRAGEAV